In the genome of Bradyrhizobium arachidis, one region contains:
- the serB gene encoding phosphoserine phosphatase SerB, with product MSLVATLICNPDNPALDSTIVDGARAVLPKAQPAHWLFDGVAVDIPFGAQDNLEGDRHAIEQRLRELRGDLPIDIVVQPVGFRRKKLFLADMDSTMIGQECIDELADLVGMKAHVAAITERAMRGEIEFEPALRERVALLKDLPASVVDEVLAKRITLTPGGRELVATMRKHGAYTCLVSGGFTLFTSAVAAKIGFQENRANELVVRDGKFTGEVKEPILGRAAKLATLVDLMESFDLDDIDSVVVGDGANDLAMIQAAGLGVAYHAKPAVAAAAAARIDHGDLTALLYAQGYRREEFVET from the coding sequence ATGTCCCTCGTCGCCACGCTGATCTGCAACCCCGACAATCCCGCGCTCGACTCTACCATCGTCGACGGCGCCCGCGCCGTGCTGCCGAAAGCGCAACCGGCGCACTGGCTGTTCGACGGGGTTGCGGTCGATATTCCTTTCGGCGCGCAGGATAACCTCGAAGGCGACCGTCACGCCATCGAGCAGCGGCTCCGCGAGCTGCGCGGCGACCTGCCGATCGACATCGTGGTGCAGCCTGTCGGCTTCCGGCGCAAGAAGCTTTTTCTCGCCGACATGGATTCCACCATGATCGGCCAGGAATGCATCGACGAGCTCGCCGATCTCGTCGGGATGAAGGCCCATGTCGCAGCAATCACAGAACGCGCGATGCGCGGCGAGATCGAGTTCGAGCCGGCGCTGCGCGAGCGCGTCGCGCTGCTGAAAGACCTTCCCGCCAGCGTGGTCGACGAGGTGCTGGCCAAGCGCATCACGCTGACCCCGGGCGGCCGCGAATTGGTGGCGACCATGCGCAAGCACGGCGCCTATACCTGCCTCGTCTCCGGCGGCTTCACCCTGTTCACCAGCGCGGTCGCCGCGAAGATCGGCTTCCAGGAGAACCGCGCCAACGAGCTCGTCGTGCGTGACGGCAAGTTCACCGGCGAGGTCAAGGAGCCGATCCTCGGCCGCGCGGCAAAGCTGGCGACGCTGGTGGATCTGATGGAATCGTTCGATCTCGACGACATCGACTCCGTCGTGGTCGGCGACGGCGCCAATGACCTCGCGATGATCCAGGCGGCGGGACTGGGCGTTGCGTATCACGCCAAGCCGGCGGTGGCCGCGGCTGCGGCGGCGCGGATCGATCACGGTGATCTCACCGCACTGCTTTATGCGCAGGGGTATCGGCGCGAGGAGTTCGTGGAGACCTGA